A single Hyperolius riggenbachi isolate aHypRig1 chromosome 12, aHypRig1.pri, whole genome shotgun sequence DNA region contains:
- the TP53INP2 gene encoding tumor protein p53-inducible nuclear protein 2, with the protein MFQRFTQLFFSEGPVTEPEEPKAFVSEEEDDGWLIIDIPESYTLTSSRDDVAEEQEDKDDSCPLPHSLGERIGWSIPPRPPHSMDESWFVTPPPCFTAEAPGQSAVGSSPLEDLLIEHPSMSVYITSGSIVVGTDTSEVTVTRDRSPSKTRVERRTPHHATSATAKAVILEKVGQVSRIQRAKGLVDRRKLGRKNLQRQNLVQEFKGRNAARHRSHLSQPRQRQCNH; encoded by the exons ATGTTCCAGCGATTCACACAGCTCTTCTTCAGCGAGGGACCAGTCACTGAGCCTGAAGAGCCCAAAGCTTTCGTGTCAGAGGAAGAGGATGATGGCTGGCTTATCATCGACATCCCAG AAAGCTACACACTAACCTCAAGCAGGGACGATGTGGCAGAAGAACAAGAGGACAAAGATGACTCCTGTCCGCTGCCACACTCCCTGGGTGAGCGGATTGGTTGGTCCattcccccccgcccaccccactcGATGGACGAGAGCTGGTTTGTCACCCCTCCCCCCTGTTTCACTGCAGAGGCTCCTGGTCAAAGTGCGGTGGGAAGCAGTCCACTGGAAGACCTCCTGATAGAGCACCCCAGCATGTCCGTCTACATCACAAGTGGAAGCATCGTGGTAGGAACAGACACTAGTGAAGTCACCGTCACCAGAGACAG GTCGCCCAGTAAAACAAGAGTTGAGCGACGGACACCTCATCATGCCACCTCAGCCACTGCCAAAGCCGTCATCTTGGAAAAAGTGGGTCAAGTCTCACGGATCCAACGCGCCAAAGGTCTGGTGGACAGGCGTAAGCTAGGACGTAAAAATCTGCAACGGCAGAACCTGGTTCAGGAGTTTAAGGGCCGCAAtgcagcgcggcaccgcagccacCTGTCCCAGCCAAGGCAGCGCCAGTGCAACCACTAA